A region of Acidobacteriota bacterium DNA encodes the following proteins:
- the glf gene encoding UDP-galactopyranose mutase yields MFDYLIVGAGFAGATMAERLAAHGDKRVLICDKRPHIGGNAFDCYDEHGILIHKYGPHIFHTNSAEVFNYLSRFTQWRPYQHRVRASVDGQMVPIPINLDTINQLYGTAFTSLELEDFFASVAEPRQPLKTSEDVIVNRVGRELYEKFFRNYTRKQWGLDPSELDASVTARVPVRTNRDDRYFTDTYQSMPLHGYTRMFEKMLAHPNIHVLTNSDYRDIKALVPHQHLIYTGPVDEYFDYRFGKLPYRSLRFQWETRDTPQAQAAPVINHPNDHLYTRVTEFKYLSGQEHPKTTLVYEYPTDVGDPYYPVPTAANAALYSQYQALAEATPEVQFLGRLGTYKYYNMDQVVAQALAHYARMAGVPRREIAA; encoded by the coding sequence GTGTTTGATTATCTGATTGTTGGCGCCGGATTCGCCGGCGCCACCATGGCCGAACGCCTGGCCGCGCACGGCGACAAGCGCGTCTTGATCTGCGACAAGCGGCCGCACATCGGCGGCAATGCCTTCGACTGCTACGACGAGCACGGCATTCTGATTCACAAGTACGGCCCGCACATCTTCCACACGAACTCCGCGGAGGTATTCAATTACCTCTCCCGGTTCACGCAGTGGCGCCCGTACCAGCACCGGGTCCGCGCCTCGGTGGATGGCCAGATGGTGCCCATCCCCATCAACCTGGATACGATCAACCAGTTGTATGGCACCGCGTTCACGTCGTTGGAGCTGGAAGATTTCTTCGCCTCGGTGGCGGAGCCTCGCCAGCCGTTGAAAACATCGGAGGACGTCATCGTCAACCGCGTCGGCCGCGAGCTCTACGAGAAGTTCTTTCGCAACTACACCCGCAAGCAGTGGGGCCTCGATCCGTCCGAGCTCGACGCCAGCGTCACGGCCCGTGTGCCGGTGCGAACCAACCGCGATGATCGCTACTTCACCGACACTTACCAGTCGATGCCGCTGCACGGCTACACCCGGATGTTTGAGAAGATGCTCGCGCATCCGAACATTCACGTCCTGACCAACAGTGACTATCGCGACATCAAGGCGCTGGTGCCACACCAGCACCTGATCTACACGGGCCCCGTGGATGAGTACTTCGACTACCGCTTCGGCAAGTTGCCGTACCGCTCGCTGCGGTTCCAGTGGGAGACCCGCGACACCCCCCAGGCCCAAGCGGCGCCGGTGATCAATCATCCGAACGATCACCTGTACACACGCGTGACCGAGTTCAAGTATTTGTCCGGGCAGGAACACCCGAAGACGACGCTCGTCTACGAGTATCCGACAGACGTCGGCGATCCGTACTATCCCGTTCCGACCGCGGCCAATGCCGCGCTCTACAGCCAATACCAGGCGCTGGCGGAGGCGACCCCAGAGGTGCAGTTTCTGGGCCGGCTTGGAACGTACAAGTACTACAACATGGATCAAGTTGTCGCCCAGGCGCTGGCACACTACGCCAGGATGGCCGGCGTGCCGCGGCGGGAGATCGCAGCCTGA
- a CDS encoding family 1 glycosylhydrolase, protein MSHQPGSTPLEMWGGPECTLNRVGGKYFDQVCRSGHEERVEDLDRFAALGITALRYPVLWERVAPESLARPNWHWVDQRLERLFELGVRPIAGLLHHGSGPAYTSLLDPRFPTQLARFARMVAARYPWVCDYTPVNEPLTTARFSALYGLWHPHLENDRGFVRALLNQTWGVVLAMRAIREVNPAARLIQTEDCGRAFGTWRTRAQATFENHRRWLTWDLLSGTVTASHPLHRYLVANGASDAELERFCETPAPPDVVGLNYYLTSDRYLDHKLANYPTKLHGGNGQLAYADVEAVRTRAAGIVGHRDHLLEAWRRYQRPVALTEVHLACTREEQVRWLNEAWQGAQQARALGADVVAVAPWALLGSYDWDSLVTKPRGHYESGAFDVRGSEPRPTAVARAIQTLAAGGTITGPVVATAGWWHRPERLLHSSPAPLPVESAGPRPLLVVGAHGTLGRAFRRIATDRGLPVRCISRSDVDITNAAEVLRTLQAAAPWAVVNATGYVRVDAAESDSETCFGVNTVGAANLAAACRELAIPMVTYSSDLVFGGDRDCPYTEGDSPHPLSVYGASKAEAERRVLDLLPSALVIRTSAFFGPWDSSNFVVRALDTIQRGERWQAANDLVVSPTYVPDLVHATLDLLVDRESGLWHLSNVGPTTWFQFARAAALACGLRAELIEPVSAAAFGWPAPRPRYSALSSVRGKVMRSTTDALAAFAETRPQAAVAVR, encoded by the coding sequence ATGAGCCATCAGCCAGGGTCCACGCCCCTTGAAATGTGGGGCGGGCCCGAGTGCACGCTCAACCGGGTTGGGGGCAAGTACTTCGATCAGGTGTGCCGCTCGGGTCATGAAGAGCGGGTCGAGGACCTCGATCGGTTCGCCGCGCTGGGCATCACCGCGCTGCGCTACCCCGTGCTGTGGGAGCGCGTTGCGCCGGAGTCCCTGGCGCGGCCCAACTGGCACTGGGTCGATCAACGCCTCGAGCGGCTGTTCGAACTGGGCGTGCGGCCGATCGCCGGGTTGTTGCACCACGGCAGTGGCCCGGCATACACCTCGCTGCTGGATCCACGGTTTCCAACCCAGTTGGCGCGCTTTGCCAGAATGGTTGCTGCGCGCTACCCGTGGGTGTGCGACTACACCCCGGTAAACGAGCCGCTCACGACGGCACGGTTCAGCGCACTCTACGGACTGTGGCATCCGCACCTCGAAAACGACCGTGGCTTCGTGCGCGCGCTGCTCAACCAGACGTGGGGAGTCGTACTTGCCATGCGGGCAATCCGCGAAGTCAATCCCGCGGCCCGGCTGATCCAAACCGAAGATTGCGGCCGCGCGTTCGGTACCTGGCGCACCCGAGCGCAGGCGACGTTCGAGAATCACCGCCGCTGGCTGACATGGGACCTGCTGTCCGGAACAGTCACGGCAAGCCACCCCCTGCACCGTTACCTGGTCGCCAATGGCGCGTCGGACGCCGAACTCGAACGCTTCTGCGAGACGCCGGCGCCACCCGATGTGGTGGGCCTGAACTATTACCTGACGAGCGACCGCTACCTGGATCACAAGCTGGCGAACTATCCGACGAAGCTTCATGGCGGCAATGGACAACTGGCCTACGCCGACGTCGAAGCCGTGAGGACCCGTGCCGCAGGCATTGTCGGCCACCGCGACCACTTGCTCGAGGCGTGGCGCCGCTATCAGCGACCGGTCGCGCTGACCGAGGTGCACCTGGCGTGTACGCGCGAGGAGCAGGTGCGGTGGCTGAACGAAGCGTGGCAGGGGGCTCAACAGGCTCGCGCGCTCGGTGCCGACGTGGTGGCGGTTGCCCCCTGGGCCCTGCTCGGGTCGTACGACTGGGATTCGCTAGTCACCAAACCGCGTGGCCATTACGAGTCCGGCGCGTTTGACGTAAGAGGATCTGAGCCCCGCCCGACCGCGGTCGCCAGGGCGATTCAAACGCTGGCGGCCGGCGGGACGATCACCGGCCCAGTGGTGGCGACGGCCGGGTGGTGGCACCGCCCCGAGCGACTACTGCACTCGTCGCCTGCGCCGCTGCCCGTGGAATCCGCCGGTCCGCGGCCCCTGCTGGTCGTCGGCGCCCACGGCACCCTGGGCCGCGCCTTCCGGCGCATTGCCACCGACCGCGGTTTGCCGGTGCGCTGCATTTCTCGCAGCGATGTTGACATCACCAATGCGGCGGAGGTGCTCCGGACGCTGCAGGCGGCAGCGCCATGGGCGGTTGTCAATGCGACCGGTTATGTCAGGGTCGATGCGGCTGAATCCGACAGCGAGACGTGTTTCGGCGTTAACACTGTCGGGGCAGCGAACCTCGCTGCTGCGTGCCGGGAACTCGCGATCCCCATGGTCACGTACTCGTCTGACCTGGTCTTCGGCGGCGATCGCGATTGCCCCTACACCGAGGGCGACTCACCGCACCCCCTGAGCGTCTACGGCGCCAGTAAGGCCGAAGCCGAGCGGCGGGTACTCGACCTGTTGCCGTCAGCCCTGGTGATCCGGACGAGTGCGTTCTTTGGTCCCTGGGATAGCAGCAACTTCGTGGTGCGCGCCCTCGACACCATTCAACGAGGCGAACGTTGGCAGGCGGCCAACGACCTCGTGGTGTCGCCGACCTACGTGCCCGACCTGGTGCATGCCACGCTGGACCTGCTGGTGGACCGTGAGTCGGGCCTGTGGCACCTCTCGAACGTGGGGCCGACCACCTGGTTTCAGTTTGCGCGCGCCGCGGCGTTGGCCTGTGGTCTCCGCGCCGAGCTCATTGAGCCGGTGAGCGCAGCCGCATTCGGCTGGCCGGCGCCACGGCCACGCTACAGCGCGTTGTCCAGCGTTCGCGGCAAGGTGATGCGTTCGACCACCGACGCCCTGGCGGCGTTTGCGGAGACACGCCCTCAAGCCGCGGTGGCAGTGCGATGA
- a CDS encoding glycoside hydrolase family 2 TIM barrel-domain containing protein gives MSQPGGAREYPRPQLVRDGWTSLNGPWQFAIDRDGSWTSATQVVWTDTITVPFAPETDASGIADTGLFRAVWYRRTFTPPPADGHTALLHFGAVDYRATVWVNGHLVGQHEGGYTPFTCNIDGAIGGGTQCEVVVRAQDDPADLEKPRGKQDWMLEPHSIWYPRTTGIWQTVWLESVPTTWIGRLRWTPNLERWEIGCAVWCEGPRREGLQLRVRLTTGAMLLAEDVYRVTGHEVHRRIVLSDPGIDDSRNELLWNPGHPRLIDAELTLETDGVVIDRVTSYTALRSVAVEGHRFVLNGRPYPLRLVLDQGYWPTTGLTAPDDAALRQDVELAKAMGFNGVRKHQKLEDPRYLYWADRLGLVVWTEMPSAYRFTNASVGRVTREWMDAIDRDYSHPCVVSWVPFNESWGVPNLPSNPAERHYVRTLYYLTKTLDPTRPVIGNDGWESVATDIIGIHDYDPIPARLAERYHASDVPPRLFRRERPGGRSLVLEGKRSVDQPVMLTEFGGIACSSDPATWGYARAATPEAFELRYRALLATVHTLGMFTGFCYTQFADTYQEANGLLTADRRPKFPLAEIFAATTGASATVVNPDSVESSPRTLAPSDAAEQDILGPSTS, from the coding sequence ATGAGCCAACCCGGCGGTGCGCGAGAGTATCCACGACCCCAACTGGTTCGCGACGGGTGGACTTCCTTGAACGGCCCATGGCAATTCGCGATCGATCGTGACGGCAGCTGGACCAGCGCGACACAGGTGGTGTGGACCGACACGATCACCGTGCCGTTCGCGCCGGAGACCGACGCCAGCGGCATTGCCGACACGGGCCTCTTTCGCGCCGTGTGGTACCGCCGGACCTTCACCCCGCCCCCTGCTGACGGCCACACCGCGCTGCTGCACTTTGGCGCGGTTGACTATCGGGCGACGGTCTGGGTCAACGGCCACCTCGTCGGTCAGCATGAAGGTGGCTACACGCCGTTCACGTGCAACATCGACGGCGCAATCGGTGGCGGTACTCAGTGCGAGGTCGTGGTTCGCGCCCAGGACGATCCCGCCGATCTCGAAAAGCCGCGCGGCAAGCAGGACTGGATGCTGGAGCCGCACTCGATTTGGTACCCGCGAACCACCGGCATCTGGCAAACGGTGTGGCTGGAGTCCGTTCCCACGACGTGGATCGGCCGCCTTCGCTGGACGCCCAATCTCGAGCGATGGGAGATTGGCTGCGCGGTCTGGTGCGAGGGTCCGCGCCGAGAGGGCCTGCAGTTGCGCGTCAGGCTGACCACCGGGGCCATGCTGCTGGCCGAAGACGTCTACCGCGTCACCGGCCACGAGGTGCACCGCCGCATCGTGCTGTCGGACCCGGGCATCGACGACTCCCGCAACGAGTTGCTGTGGAACCCCGGCCATCCGCGACTGATTGACGCCGAGCTCACGCTCGAAACCGACGGCGTCGTCATCGACCGGGTGACCAGTTATACGGCGCTGCGATCGGTGGCCGTCGAGGGGCATCGGTTCGTGCTCAACGGTCGGCCCTACCCGCTCAGGCTCGTGCTCGACCAGGGCTACTGGCCAACCACCGGCCTGACCGCGCCCGATGATGCGGCATTGAGGCAAGACGTGGAGCTGGCCAAAGCCATGGGCTTCAACGGTGTTCGCAAGCATCAGAAACTCGAGGACCCTCGCTACCTGTACTGGGCCGATCGCCTGGGCCTGGTGGTCTGGACCGAGATGCCCAGCGCCTACCGGTTCACCAACGCGTCGGTCGGCCGCGTCACCCGGGAATGGATGGACGCCATCGATCGCGACTACAGCCACCCGTGTGTCGTGTCGTGGGTGCCGTTCAACGAATCCTGGGGGGTCCCCAACCTGCCGAGCAACCCCGCCGAGCGCCACTACGTCCGCACTCTGTATTACCTGACCAAGACGCTTGATCCGACCCGACCCGTGATTGGCAATGACGGCTGGGAAAGCGTGGCCACCGACATCATCGGCATCCACGACTACGACCCGATCCCCGCGCGCCTGGCCGAGCGGTATCACGCGAGTGATGTGCCGCCGCGCTTGTTCAGGCGCGAACGTCCCGGCGGGCGGTCGCTGGTGCTCGAAGGCAAGCGGTCGGTGGATCAGCCCGTGATGCTGACCGAGTTTGGCGGCATCGCGTGCTCGTCCGATCCCGCCACCTGGGGCTATGCCCGTGCGGCCACCCCGGAAGCGTTCGAGTTGCGCTATCGCGCGTTGCTCGCAACCGTTCACACTCTCGGCATGTTCACGGGATTCTGCTACACCCAGTTTGCCGACACCTATCAAGAGGCCAATGGCCTGCTCACCGCAGACCGCCGGCCGAAGTTTCCACTGGCGGAGATCTTCGCCGCGACCACCGGCGCCAGCGCGACGGTGGTTAATCCCGACTCGGTCGAGAGTTCGCCGCGGACCTTGGCACCATCAGACGCAGCTGAGCAAGACATCCTGGGCCCGTCTACCAGTTAG
- a CDS encoding glycosyltransferase family 1 protein, whose product MTPLAAAHPALICLSHLRWKFVFQRPQHLMSRYAKRQPVYFVEEPILDDIDVPDFDIENHDGVQVVVPRAPRHYSAAELIACQRATLNAVIASHRLARFVLWYYTPLALRFSDHLSPEAVVYDCMDELSAFKNAAAELPALERSLLEKANLVLTGGQSLYDAKKNQHANIHAMPSSVDVAHFAKARQAILDPADQAGLMRPRLGFFGVLDERLDIPLLAGLAEARPDWQLVMIGPVVKIDPAELPTHPNIHYLGAKTYDELPAYVAGWDVALLLFARNEATRFISPTKTPEYLAAGRPVVSTSIRDVVSPYGDRDLVHIADAVPDFVRACERALSEPPEPRRVRADVFLRGTSWDRTWAKTAALLASVLEPVTIETPGAAVLSHPLPSPAMGLGVRGNRV is encoded by the coding sequence TTGACTCCCCTTGCCGCCGCACACCCGGCGCTCATCTGCCTCAGCCACCTGCGTTGGAAGTTCGTCTTTCAACGCCCGCAACACCTGATGAGCCGCTATGCCAAGCGCCAGCCGGTGTACTTCGTCGAAGAGCCGATTCTCGACGACATCGACGTGCCGGATTTCGACATCGAGAACCACGATGGCGTGCAGGTCGTGGTGCCGCGCGCCCCACGCCACTACTCGGCCGCGGAATTGATCGCGTGCCAGCGCGCCACCTTGAACGCCGTGATCGCCTCGCATCGGCTTGCCCGCTTCGTCCTGTGGTACTACACGCCTCTGGCCCTCAGGTTCTCGGACCATCTCTCGCCGGAGGCCGTGGTCTACGACTGCATGGACGAGTTGTCAGCGTTCAAGAACGCCGCAGCGGAGTTGCCGGCCCTCGAACGCAGCCTGCTGGAAAAAGCCAACCTGGTGCTTACCGGCGGCCAGTCGCTCTACGACGCCAAGAAGAACCAGCACGCGAACATTCACGCGATGCCGAGCAGTGTTGACGTGGCGCATTTCGCCAAGGCTCGCCAGGCAATTCTCGACCCGGCCGACCAGGCGGGCCTGATGCGCCCGCGCCTGGGGTTTTTTGGCGTGCTCGACGAGCGCCTCGACATTCCACTGCTCGCTGGACTCGCCGAAGCCCGTCCCGACTGGCAGCTAGTGATGATCGGCCCGGTCGTCAAGATCGACCCGGCCGAGTTGCCGACGCATCCGAACATCCACTACCTCGGCGCGAAGACCTACGACGAGCTGCCGGCGTATGTCGCCGGTTGGGATGTCGCGCTGCTGCTGTTTGCCCGCAATGAGGCCACCCGTTTCATCAGCCCCACCAAGACGCCGGAGTACCTCGCCGCCGGCAGGCCAGTCGTCTCGACCTCGATCCGAGATGTAGTGAGCCCCTATGGTGATCGTGACCTGGTGCACATTGCCGATGCGGTGCCCGACTTCGTCCGCGCCTGTGAGCGAGCGTTGAGTGAGCCGCCCGAGCCGCGGCGGGTGCGAGCCGACGTCTTCCTGCGCGGCACCTCGTGGGACCGCACCTGGGCGAAGACGGCCGCGTTGCTGGCGAGCGTGCTCGAGCCTGTGACCATCGAGACGCCCGGCGCCGCGGTGCTGTCCCACCCGTTGCCGTCGCCTGCCATGGGACTGGGCGTCAGGGGGAACCGTGTTTGA
- the galE gene encoding UDP-glucose 4-epimerase GalE: MSATLRVAVTGGAGYIGSIVTERLVAGGHQVMVIDDLSKGHRDTVPFEAEFAELSLSDRPALTDALRRFGANAVVHMAASSLVGESVGSPGKYYDNNLGAGLALLEAMRESGVPRLVFSSTAAVYGEPVKQPIEEDDPTKPTNPYGETKLAFERALYWYAGAHALRSVSLRYFNAAGASARNGERHEPETHLIPLVLQVAAGERSHVTVFGDDYPTRDGTCVRDYIHVEDLAAAHVLALESLQAPGRCVAYNLGCGGDGYSVQEIIDAAQRLTGRTVKTEAAPRRAGDPAVLIASSTRIARELGWHPRKQLDDIVTSAWTWMTTRRTGPVAR; this comes from the coding sequence ATGAGTGCGACCTTGCGCGTCGCCGTGACCGGCGGCGCCGGCTACATCGGAAGCATCGTCACCGAACGGCTCGTGGCCGGCGGTCACCAGGTGATGGTGATCGATGACCTGTCAAAAGGCCATCGTGACACCGTCCCTTTCGAAGCTGAGTTTGCGGAACTGTCGTTGTCGGACCGCCCGGCGCTCACCGACGCGCTACGGCGGTTCGGCGCGAATGCCGTGGTTCACATGGCCGCCTCGTCGCTGGTCGGCGAATCCGTTGGGTCACCGGGCAAGTACTACGACAACAACCTCGGCGCCGGCCTGGCGTTGCTCGAAGCCATGCGAGAGTCGGGAGTGCCGCGCCTGGTGTTCTCGTCGACCGCTGCGGTCTATGGCGAGCCGGTGAAGCAGCCGATCGAGGAAGACGATCCCACCAAGCCGACCAACCCCTATGGCGAAACCAAGTTGGCCTTCGAGCGCGCCTTGTACTGGTATGCGGGCGCGCATGCCTTGAGGTCGGTCAGCTTGCGTTACTTTAATGCCGCCGGTGCGTCGGCGCGTAATGGTGAACGCCACGAACCGGAGACGCATCTCATTCCTCTCGTGTTACAGGTGGCGGCGGGTGAGCGCTCGCACGTCACGGTCTTCGGCGACGACTATCCGACGCGTGACGGCACGTGCGTGCGTGACTACATCCACGTTGAGGACCTCGCCGCCGCGCATGTCCTGGCGCTCGAGAGCCTGCAAGCCCCCGGACGGTGCGTCGCGTATAACCTGGGTTGCGGCGGTGACGGGTACTCGGTGCAGGAAATCATCGATGCCGCCCAGCGGTTGACCGGCCGGACGGTGAAGACGGAGGCCGCACCACGGCGCGCCGGAGACCCGGCCGTGTTGATTGCCAGTTCCACTCGCATTGCTCGCGAGCTTGGT
- a CDS encoding catalase, whose product MAKSKKSQPQGKAGNPKSAAHARPTVSGPSSLPFSQESADALESKAAATAALAEAFPFNALKPSEFDPAAALAPLQGASAEPPDQAATGSTLTEANGSDKVGSGAPPIGINKTIAPLDRVRVDSSGQRLTTNHGVPVGDNQNSLKQGLRGPTLLEDFILREKITHFDHERIPERIVHARGSAAHGFFECYDSMAQFTRASLFAEAGKQTPVFVRFSTVVGERGSTDTARDARGFAVKFYTDEGNWDLVGNNIPVFFIQDAMKFPDLVHAVKPEPHHAMPQAGSAHDTFWDFASLMPEITHMLMWVMSDRAIPRSYRTMQGFGVHAYRLVNDEGESVFVKFHWLPTAGTHSLVWDEAVKISGADPDFHRRDLWEAIEAGAFPEYELNFQIVTEDDAEKYSFDILDATKLVPEEVSPLIPVGKMTLNRNPDNFFAETEQVAFCTAHVVPGIDFSNDPLLAGRIHSYVDTQISRLGGPNFHEIPINAPVAQVHNNQRDGMHRQAINRGRVAYEPNSLGGGCPFQAGAAGFVSFAAKVESPGDHKVRGKAERFADHYTQATLFWNSQTTVEKTHIINAFRFELSKVQTAAIRERMVSGLMNVAPELADAVAAGLGITEMPEAMPKVQQKKVRPEVTESKALSLFARPGDGGIRARRVAILVADGVNGDKAKAIADRLMAEGAVPVFVAPRLGTVASSGTAIQADASLEVAPSVIFDAMVLADGDGSAAILAADGRALEFLKDQYRHCKPIMVLAGALPVFDKAGIPRALPTGKPDSGLIIAAGDAGEPPTDAFIRALAAHRHFDRETDPPRV is encoded by the coding sequence ATGGCTAAATCGAAGAAGTCCCAGCCACAAGGCAAAGCTGGCAACCCGAAGTCCGCCGCGCACGCCCGTCCGACCGTCAGCGGACCATCGAGTCTTCCCTTCTCGCAGGAGAGCGCGGACGCGCTCGAGTCGAAGGCCGCGGCGACGGCCGCGTTGGCAGAGGCGTTTCCGTTTAACGCCCTGAAGCCGTCGGAGTTCGATCCGGCAGCCGCACTGGCTCCGCTTCAAGGCGCCTCAGCTGAACCACCTGATCAGGCGGCGACCGGCAGCACGCTGACCGAAGCGAACGGATCGGACAAAGTGGGCAGCGGCGCGCCCCCCATTGGCATCAACAAGACAATCGCCCCCCTGGACCGGGTTCGCGTGGACTCGAGCGGGCAACGCCTCACGACCAACCACGGCGTCCCCGTCGGCGACAACCAGAACTCGTTGAAGCAGGGGCTTCGGGGTCCGACGCTGCTCGAAGACTTCATCCTGCGCGAGAAGATCACGCACTTCGACCACGAGCGCATCCCTGAGCGCATTGTGCACGCCCGAGGTTCGGCTGCGCACGGCTTCTTCGAGTGCTACGACTCGATGGCACAGTTCACACGAGCTTCACTCTTCGCTGAGGCCGGCAAACAGACGCCGGTGTTCGTCCGCTTCTCAACCGTCGTCGGCGAGCGCGGCTCGACCGACACCGCTCGCGATGCCCGCGGCTTCGCGGTGAAGTTCTACACCGACGAAGGCAATTGGGACCTGGTCGGCAACAACATCCCGGTGTTCTTCATTCAAGACGCCATGAAGTTCCCAGACCTGGTGCATGCGGTCAAGCCCGAACCGCACCACGCCATGCCGCAGGCGGGGTCGGCGCACGACACCTTCTGGGACTTCGCGTCGTTGATGCCCGAGATCACGCACATGCTGATGTGGGTGATGTCGGACCGGGCGATCCCGAGAAGCTATCGCACCATGCAGGGGTTTGGCGTCCACGCCTATCGCCTCGTCAACGACGAGGGCGAGTCGGTCTTCGTGAAGTTCCACTGGTTACCCACGGCCGGGACCCACTCGCTGGTGTGGGATGAAGCGGTGAAGATCTCCGGCGCGGATCCGGACTTCCACCGCCGCGATCTGTGGGAAGCGATCGAAGCCGGGGCGTTTCCCGAGTACGAGTTGAACTTCCAGATCGTCACGGAAGACGATGCCGAGAAGTACTCGTTCGACATTCTCGATGCGACCAAGCTGGTGCCGGAAGAGGTGTCGCCGCTGATTCCAGTCGGCAAGATGACCCTGAACCGGAACCCCGACAACTTCTTTGCGGAAACCGAGCAGGTCGCCTTCTGCACCGCCCATGTGGTACCGGGCATCGACTTCTCGAACGACCCGTTGCTGGCGGGCCGCATTCACTCCTATGTCGACACCCAGATTTCACGCCTGGGCGGACCGAACTTCCACGAGATCCCGATCAATGCTCCCGTGGCGCAGGTCCACAACAACCAGCGCGACGGTATGCATCGTCAGGCCATCAACCGCGGGCGCGTCGCCTACGAGCCGAACTCGTTGGGCGGCGGGTGTCCGTTCCAGGCTGGCGCCGCGGGGTTCGTGAGCTTTGCGGCTAAGGTCGAAAGCCCCGGCGACCACAAGGTGCGCGGCAAGGCGGAGCGGTTTGCCGATCATTACACCCAGGCGACGCTGTTCTGGAACAGCCAGACCACGGTTGAGAAGACCCACATCATCAACGCGTTTCGCTTCGAGCTGTCAAAGGTGCAGACCGCAGCCATACGCGAGCGAATGGTGTCGGGTCTCATGAATGTTGCGCCGGAGCTGGCTGATGCCGTAGCGGCCGGCCTGGGGATCACCGAAATGCCCGAGGCCATGCCGAAGGTGCAGCAGAAGAAAGTGCGTCCAGAAGTGACCGAGTCGAAGGCCCTGTCGCTGTTCGCCCGTCCCGGTGACGGCGGCATTCGCGCCCGGCGGGTCGCGATCCTGGTCGCCGACGGCGTAAACGGCGACAAGGCCAAGGCGATTGCCGATCGGCTGATGGCTGAAGGCGCGGTCCCGGTGTTCGTCGCTCCGCGCCTCGGTACGGTGGCGAGCAGCGGGACGGCCATTCAAGCTGATGCCTCGCTCGAAGTCGCGCCGTCGGTGATCTTCGACGCGATGGTGCTGGCCGACGGTGACGGGTCAGCGGCCATTCTCGCGGCCGACGGCCGGGCCCTGGAGTTCCTCAAGGATCAGTATCGGCATTGCAAACCGATCATGGTGCTGGCGGGCGCGCTGCCGGTCTTCGACAAGGCGGGTATCCCCCGCGCGTTGCCGACAGGCAAGCCTGATTCGGGTCTGATCATCGCCGCCGGCGACGCTGGCGAGCCGCCGACCGACGCGTTCATCCGCGCGCTGGCCGCGCATCGTCATTTCGATCGGGAGACCGATCCGCCACGGGTGTAA